The nucleotide sequence ACTTTCATATCAACTATAACACCTGGCATTGGAGCTTCTATAACTGCACCAGTTGATGCTGCTACTGGAGCTACTTGTTGAACTGGTTGAGAAGCTTGAACTGGAGCTGCTGCTTTTGGTGCAGAAACTTCCACATGTCCATCTACAGTTTTTACTTCTTCTAATTCTATTTCATAAACCTTTTCATTTACTTTTATTTTATATACTTTTTTCATTTTGTCATCCCCTTTATTTTATAATTGTTTAATACTAACTATTTTATAATTGCTTTCTTTATTTTCCCCTGAAGCTTCCATTGAAGCAACCATTGCTGCTGTAAA is from Fusobacterium sp. IOR10 and encodes:
- a CDS encoding biotin/lipoyl-containing protein, whose protein sequence is MKKVYKIKVNEKVYEIELEEVKTVDGHVEVSAPKAAAPVQASQPVQQVAPVAASTGAVIEAPMPGVIVDMKVKVGDTIGEGDLVAIIEAMKMETELYADKSGTVSAVNAGKGAQINAGDAIITL